From Drosophila virilis strain 15010-1051.87 chromosome X, Dvir_AGI_RSII-ME, whole genome shotgun sequence, the proteins below share one genomic window:
- the LOC26531704 gene encoding uncharacterized protein encodes MRNTCNWSNNRATTSRMSTSSLVWLLLLLCHGIKGQQLVYARGQRSLYGPPSLDWNTIGSFNPIGLGHMTKDELLTLLEAWQDADEDTKPPAPEPAEHAVPTAAPPERPPAPPPPHRPAPPAHPAPLPPRPAPAPAPTPAPGAPVTVRLPAFVPIQLSAMFTPPAPAGGAQGAAAPVDTGIALNIDNGAVGLDMVAQSNDRASPRLFRFMQLPMIAAQPRARSAQPPVARNTLESVDSGIAPLVQAKALSASDRPKDLPIVAVRQAPPVRPRFALPPFIANAPGPLELVPSSQIIGEWRE; translated from the exons atgcgCAACACCTGCAATTGGAGCAACAATCGTGCAACAACCAGCAGAATGTCAACTTCAAGTCTTGTGTGGCTGCTCCTCCTGCTCTGTCATGGCATCAAAGGCCAGCAGCTGGTCTACGCGCGTGGCCAGCGTTCGCTTTACGGACCACCGTCGTTGGACTGGAACACCATCGGTAGCTTCAATCCCATCGGTCTGGGCCATATGACCAAGGATGAGCTGTTGACGCTACTGGAGGCCTGGCAGGATGCCGATGAAGACACCAAGCCGCCTGCACCGGAGCCAGCTGAGCATGCAGTACCAACGGCAGCGCCACCAGAGCGGCCACCAgcgccaccaccaccacacCGTCCAGCGCCGCCGGCGCATCCGGCACCATTGCCTCCACGTCCTGCTCCGGCACCAGCACCGACACCAGCACCCGGAGCACCAGTTACCGTGCGTCTGCCAGCCTTTGTGCCCATCCAGCTCTCGGCCATGTTCACGCCACCTGCGCCAGCTGGTGGTGCACAGGGAGCAGCTGCTCCCGTGGACACTGGAATTGCCCTTAACATTGACAACGGTGCGGTTGGCCTTGACATGGTTGCGCAATCCAATGATAGGGCCTCGCCACGCCTATTCCGCTTTATGCAGCTGCCCATGATTGCCGCTCAGCCGCGGGCACGTTCCGCCCAGCCGCCAGTAGCGCGCAATACCCTGGAAAGTGTCGACTCTGGCATTGCGCCACTTGTGCAGGCCAAGGCGCTCAGTGCAAGTGACAGGCCTAAGGATCTGCCCATTGTAGCAGTGCGTCAAGCGCCTCCAGTTAGACCCAG ATTTGCGCTGCCACCCTTCATAGCCAATGCGCCCGGCCCACTGGAACTGGTGCCCTCCTCACAGATCATTGGCGAATGGCGCGAGTAA